One region of Danio rerio strain Tuebingen ecotype United States chromosome 5, GRCz12tu, whole genome shotgun sequence genomic DNA includes:
- the erap2 gene encoding endoplasmic reticulum aminopeptidase 2 precursor, whose translation MMHLLFLILLFLESLCYVQSSESNSPTGDNLATDGLPFPWSKVRLPNYIVPVHYHLLIHPNLTTLSFTGSVKIEIDVKNNTNWVVLHSKNLKIYTATVLDEHEAHLSEKTLSVLEYPLHEQIAIFSPKILTSGEKYFLYLEFGAPLSDGFHGFYKSTYRTKSGETRVLASTHFEPTSARMALPCFDEPVFKANYTVRIRRGPSHIALSNMPLEQTVEISNGLFEDHFEASVKMSSYLLAFIVCDFKSVSGLTATGINISIYAVPEKWHQTHYALEAALRLLEFYEQYFNILYPLPKLDLIAIPDFESGAMENWGLTTYRETSLLYDPDISSASDKLWVTMVIGHELAHQWFGNLVTMDWWNDIWLNEGFARYMESVSVEAVYPELKVEDHFLDTCFGAIGRDSLNSSRPISSLAENPTQIKEMFDTVSYEKGACILHMLRHFLTDEGFQSGIIRYLRRFSYCNARNEDLWDSLIKTCSEEDFAAGEYCYSSAQATKNAYRFAGEHVDLKKMMNTWTLQKGIPLVTVKRQGKKLHIGQERFLKIVLPDDPSWHSLQDGYLWHIPLTYKTSHSEHEVKHILDKKSDVLLLDEHVDWVKLNTDMNGYYIVHYDEEGWNALTELLKVNHTALSFKDRASLIHNAFQLVTAGRLSLDRALDLIAYLKSETHNVPLLQGLGYLQSFYKLIEKRKIADVTHNLKTYILQYFKDVIDKQSWSDDGMVSDRRLREDVLSLACDLDYPPCLEKAERLFVSWVKSNGTISLPTDVSETVYMVGAQDDSGWVYLLRQYGVSMCETEKSKFLSALTSSKDSEKLSRLLQLGMEGTVIKTQNLPSLIYMVARNPVGHFLAWDFVKKHWNELVEKFPMGSFGIRNIIVGTVTQFSSAEELREVESFFKSIQEQVSQLRIIQVATENVEKNIVWLKRNLETLRTWLQ comes from the exons ATGATGCATCTGCTGTTTTTAATCTTGCTGTTTTTGGAGTCACTCTGTTATGTCCAGTCCTCTGAAAGCAACAGTCCAACTGGTGATAACCTAGCCACAGACGGCCTTCCTTTCCCATGGAGTAAAGTGCGTCTGCCAAACTACATAGTGCCAGTACACTATCATCTTCTCATCCATCCCAATCTGACCACACTGAGCTTCACTGGATCCGTCAAGATTGAAATCGATGTGAAAAACAACACAAACTGGGTGGTGCTGCACAGCAAGAACCTGAAGATCTACACCGCCACTGTTTTAGACGAGCATGAAGCCCATCTGTCAGAAAAAACACTGTCTGTTCTTGAGTATCCTCTACACGAGCAGATCGCCATCTTCTCCCCAAAGATCCTCACTTCCGGGGAAAAATATTTCTTGTATCTGGAGTTTGGCGCACCGTTGAGTGATGGCTTCCATGGCTTTTATAAGAGCACATACAGGACCAAATCAGGAGAGACAAG AGTCTTGGCATCCACCCATTTTGAACCCACATCTGCCCGGATGGCGCTGCCGTGTTTTGATGAGCCCGTTTTCAAAGCTAATTACACTGTCAGAATAAGAAGAGGCCCATCACACATTGCTCTGTCGAACATGCCTTTA GAACAAACTGTAGAAATCAGCAACGGTCTGTTTGAAGACCACTTTGAAGCGAGTGTGAAAATGAGTTCATACCTGTTGGCTTTCATCGTCTGCGACTTCAAATCTGTTAGTGGATTAACTGCGACCGGAATTAAT ATTTCTATTTACGCAGTTCCAGAGAAATGGCACCAGACACACTATGCTCTGGAGGCTGCTTTGAGGCTTTTGGAGTTTTATGAACAATATTTCAACATACTTTATCCGCTGCCAAAACTGG ATCTGATAGCTATCCCAGATTTCGAGTCAGGCGCGATGGAGAACTGGGGTTTGACAACTTACAGAGAGACGTCACTCCTGTATGATCCTGACATCTCATCGGCCTCCGATAAACTCTGGGTTACAATGGTGATAGGACATGAACTGGCACATCAG TGGTTCGGGAACCTGGTGACGATGGATTGGTGGAATGACATATGGCTGAATGAAGGCTTTGCCCGCTATATGGAATCTGTGTCGGTGGAGGCAGTTTATCCAGAGCTTAAAGTT GAGGATCACTTTCTAGACACCTGCTTTGGAGCTATTGGGCGGGATTCTCTAAATTCATCCAGGCCAATTTCCAGTTTAGCTGAGAATCCAACTCAGATCAAGGAAATGTTTGATACTGTTTCATATGAAAAG GGAGCATGTATTCTCCATATGCTGAGGCATTTCCTGACAGATGAAGGCTTTCAGAGTGGAATAATTCGATATCTTCGGAGGTTTAGCTACTGCAATGCCAGAAATGAAGATCTGTGGGACAGCCTTATTAAA ACCTGTTCTGAGGAGGATTTTGCAGCAGGAGAATACTGTTACAGCAGTGCTCAAGCCACTAAAAATGCG TATCGTTTTGCTGGGGAGCATGTCGACCTGAAGAAAATGATGAATACGTGGACTCTACAAAAGGGCATACCGCTGGTCACGGTAAAGCGGCAGGGAAAGAAACTTCATATCGGACAAGAGCGTTTCTTGAAGATAGTGCTGCCTGATGATCCCTCATGGCATTCGCTTCAGGACGG CTACCTGTGGCACATCCCTTTGACATATAAAACAAGCCATTCTGAACATGAAGTCAAGCACATATTGGACAAAAAATCAG ATGTGTTGCTGCTGGATGAACACGTTGACTGGGTGAAGCTCAACACTGACATGAATGGATATTACATTGTTCATTATGATGAGGAGGGCTGGAATGCACTGACAGAGCTGCTTAAAGTGAACCACACCGCCCTGAGCTTCAAGGACAGAGCCAGTCTCATTCACAATGCCTTCCAGCTTGTCAC TGCTGGACGACTGTCTCTAGACAGAGCTTTAGATCTTATTGCTTACCTGAAGTCTGAGACCCACAACGTTCCTCTCCTGCAAGGCCTTGGCTATCTGCAATCATTTTACAAACTCATTGAGAAGAGAAAGATAGCTGATGTTACTCATAATCTGAAG ACGTACATCTTGCAATATTTCAAAGACGTGATTGACAAGCAGTCGTGGAGCGATGACGGGATGGTGTCAGACCGGAGATTGCGTGAAGACGTTCTTTCTCTCGCTTGTGATTTAGATTATCCACCCTGTTTGGAAAAGGCTGAACGGCTCTTTGTTAGTTGGGTGAAATCCAATGGTACAATCAG CCTACCCACTGATGTGTCTGAGACAGTTTACATGGTCGGAGCTCAGGATGACAGCGGTTGGGTCTACCTTCTCAGACAGTATGGCGTCTCCATGTGTGAGACAGAGAAGAGCAAATTTCTTTCAGCTTTAACAAGCAGCAAGGATTCCGAAAAACTGTCAAG ACTATTGCAGCTTGGAATGGAAGGAACTGTAATAAAAACACAGAATTTACCCAGTCTTATATACATGGTGGCCAGAAATCCAGTGGGTCACTTTCTAGCTTGGGATTTTGTGAAGAAACACTGGAATGAACTAGTAGAAAA GTTTCCAATGGGATCTTTCGGAATCAGAAACATAATTGTTGGCACTGTTACTCAGTTTTCATCCGCAGAGGAGCTGAGAGAG GTTGAGAGTTTCTTCAAGTCAATCCAAGAGCAGGTATCTCAGCTGCGTATCATACAGGTGGCCACAGAAAATGTGGAGAAGAACATTGTGTGGCTCAAAAGAAATCTAGAGACTTTGAGGACTTGGTTGCAGTGA